A window from Symbiopectobacterium purcellii encodes these proteins:
- a CDS encoding PLP-dependent aminotransferase family protein → MTRYQHLAALLAQRIEQGLYQNGERLPSVRTLSQEHGVSISTVQQAYHVLESQQLILPQPRSGYYVAPRKAHPPVPGLTRPAQRPVEISQWDSVRELFSPNPERNLYNLGGGGPDVSQSSIKPLWKSLTRFCQRQDLRVLNYGNMYGAPELREQIARLALDSDCQLAAEDIVITTGCQEALFTALRSLCREGDIVAVESPTFPGTLQTLRGLGIKVVEIPTDAVTGISLEALQLALEQWPIKAVMLVPSCNNPLGFYMPDARKKALIVLAQQFDIAIIEDDAYGELAYEYPRPRTIKSFDSDGRVLLCSSFSKSFAPGLRVGWIAPGRYLERVLHTKYTSTGYAVTHTQLAVAEFIRQGHYQPHVRRMRAYYKSNLDTFTCWVRRYFPCGICVSRPQGGFLMWIEFPETFDTLRLNSLLRQSGIQIASGSLFSASGKYRNCMRVHYGLPLTDEMQQMLRVIGEQAEHLLHEDTVSGH, encoded by the coding sequence ATGACGCGTTACCAGCATCTCGCCGCGCTTTTGGCGCAGCGCATTGAACAAGGGTTGTACCAAAACGGCGAGCGTTTGCCCTCCGTGCGCACGCTCAGTCAGGAACACGGCGTGAGCATTAGCACCGTACAGCAGGCCTATCATGTGCTGGAATCTCAGCAGCTTATTTTGCCGCAGCCCCGTTCTGGCTATTATGTCGCGCCGCGCAAAGCACATCCGCCCGTGCCGGGCTTAACCCGTCCTGCGCAGCGCCCGGTAGAAATCAGCCAATGGGATTCGGTGCGAGAGCTGTTCAGCCCCAATCCGGAACGTAACCTGTACAACCTGGGCGGCGGTGGACCGGATGTCAGCCAATCCTCGATTAAACCTTTATGGAAATCCCTGACGCGCTTTTGTCAGCGGCAGGACCTGCGGGTACTGAATTACGGCAATATGTATGGCGCGCCGGAACTGCGCGAGCAAATTGCTCGATTGGCGCTTGACAGCGATTGCCAACTGGCGGCAGAAGATATCGTGATCACCACCGGTTGTCAGGAGGCGTTGTTCACCGCATTGCGTTCCCTGTGTCGGGAAGGGGATATTGTGGCGGTGGAGTCACCCACCTTTCCCGGCACGCTGCAAACGCTTCGAGGATTGGGGATCAAAGTGGTGGAAATCCCCACCGATGCCGTGACGGGTATCAGTCTGGAAGCCTTGCAGTTGGCGCTGGAGCAGTGGCCGATAAAAGCGGTCATGCTGGTGCCAAGCTGTAATAATCCGCTCGGCTTTTATATGCCGGATGCGCGCAAGAAGGCGCTGATCGTGCTGGCACAGCAGTTTGATATTGCCATCATTGAAGATGATGCTTACGGTGAGTTGGCGTATGAGTACCCACGGCCGCGCACCATCAAATCCTTCGATAGCGATGGCAGAGTGCTGCTGTGCAGTTCATTTTCCAAAAGCTTTGCACCTGGGTTGCGTGTCGGATGGATTGCTCCCGGGCGCTATCTGGAACGCGTGCTGCATACCAAATACACCAGCACGGGCTATGCCGTGACCCATACCCAGTTAGCCGTGGCGGAGTTTATTCGTCAGGGCCATTATCAGCCCCACGTGCGTCGAATGCGCGCCTATTACAAAAGCAATCTTGATACGTTCACCTGCTGGGTGCGGCGCTATTTCCCCTGTGGAATTTGTGTAAGTCGACCGCAAGGTGGGTTTCTGATGTGGATTGAGTTTCCTGAAACCTTCGATACGTTGCGACTGAATAGTCTACTGCGCCAGTCCGGTATCCAGATAGCCTCTGGCTCGTTGTTCTCTGCGTCCGGCAAATACCGCAACTGTATGCGCGTGCACTACGGTCTGCCGTTAACCGATGAGATGCAACAGATGCTACGCGTGATTGGCGAGCAGGCGGAACACCTGCTGCATGAAGATACGGTGAGCGGCCACTAG
- a CDS encoding DUF1127 domain-containing protein, whose amino-acid sequence MSQWRSGCKTAITRSIDITIRTPFRWWCHWLKRRTTLRELRRLNDAQLKDIGLTAHDVDRFR is encoded by the coding sequence ATGAGCCAGTGGAGAAGCGGTTGTAAAACAGCAATAACGCGGAGTATTGATATCACCATCCGCACCCCATTTCGGTGGTGGTGTCACTGGCTAAAACGCCGTACCACGCTGCGCGAACTGCGTCGACTCAATGACGCTCAGCTCAAAGACATCGGCCTCACCGCTCACGATGTCGACCGTTTTCGCTAA
- a CDS encoding sensor histidine kinase encodes MRKFAIWILLTALSALALSIHTLQQQYEEHSAEFRILYRDVALKLSQHDVILTLLSAASDPERVKKAFPQILILKTRAPEFSATEPQLAGNGTYWLNGQHVSLLIDLNQVLSTLPQSNAFRTLRLYWHDTPLVVLGDATTTSYWQWHKALVGDSQPFELSAGNDPDWRHLPWISMLLFALLWALVIAFVSRYLMYKRQRVLADLRAQFSELTRLNTMGEITAGMVHELNQPLTAILSYNQTALSLLKQEKSAEIAPLLNAAVVQTKRISALLTDLRQKMHSDHVPLQPINLKPVWSRVLMLLENELQAGKMKIINKIPDDLPPFLAAPQWVEQILHNLLLNAIQAQRDNAPKSAWVEIAAYPTERGITLTLTDGGPGLSEQALQNVFLPFFTTRQGGLGLGMALTQTLVQGLNGDISAENVAGSGARFTLWFPFNAEEQTP; translated from the coding sequence ATGCGTAAGTTCGCCATTTGGATACTCTTAACGGCCCTATCCGCTCTCGCGCTGAGCATTCATACGCTGCAACAACAGTATGAAGAACACAGCGCCGAGTTCCGTATCCTCTATCGTGATGTGGCACTCAAACTGTCTCAGCATGATGTCATCCTGACGCTGCTTTCCGCCGCCAGCGATCCCGAGAGAGTCAAAAAAGCGTTTCCCCAAATTCTTATCTTAAAAACACGCGCACCGGAGTTCAGTGCCACCGAGCCGCAACTGGCGGGCAACGGCACCTATTGGCTAAACGGCCAGCACGTCTCGTTGCTGATCGACCTCAATCAGGTACTCAGCACACTGCCGCAGAGCAATGCATTTCGTACTTTGCGTCTGTACTGGCATGACACCCCTCTGGTGGTGCTTGGTGATGCAACGACGACGTCTTACTGGCAGTGGCATAAAGCGCTGGTGGGCGATTCACAGCCGTTTGAGCTTTCGGCAGGAAACGATCCCGACTGGCGTCATCTGCCCTGGATCAGCATGCTGTTGTTTGCCCTGCTCTGGGCGCTCGTCATAGCGTTTGTCAGCCGCTACCTGATGTATAAACGTCAACGTGTGCTGGCGGATTTACGCGCGCAGTTTTCCGAACTCACCCGGCTCAATACCATGGGTGAGATCACCGCCGGTATGGTACATGAGCTGAATCAACCGCTTACTGCGATTCTGAGTTACAACCAAACCGCCCTGAGTTTACTGAAACAAGAAAAGAGCGCGGAGATCGCCCCGCTGCTCAACGCCGCGGTCGTGCAAACCAAACGCATCAGTGCCCTGCTCACCGATTTACGGCAAAAAATGCATAGCGACCATGTGCCCTTACAACCGATTAATCTGAAACCGGTCTGGTCACGTGTGTTAATGCTGCTGGAAAACGAGTTACAGGCAGGGAAAATGAAAATCATCAACAAAATCCCCGATGATCTGCCGCCGTTTCTCGCTGCACCGCAGTGGGTTGAGCAAATTCTGCATAACCTGCTGCTCAATGCGATCCAGGCACAGCGAGATAATGCGCCGAAATCGGCCTGGGTTGAGATCGCTGCATACCCGACGGAAAGGGGCATTACACTGACCCTAACGGACGGCGGACCGGGGTTATCTGAGCAGGCGCTACAGAATGTCTTTCTGCCCTTTTTCACCACCCGGCAAGGGGGATTAGGGCTCGGGATGGCGCTGACCCAAACCTTGGTGCAGGGTCTCAACGGCGACATCAGCGCAGAAAATGTCGCTGGCAGTGGAGCCCGATTCACACTGTGGTTTCCTTTCAACGCCGAGGAGCAGACCCCTTGA
- a CDS encoding response regulator transcription factor, translating into MTQCVYLIDDDDAIRDSLSALLASVGWQTQPYASIADFEHQHSDWCSLHGCLLLDIRMPGKTGLTLLAEWQQRGMDIPVIIMTGHGNINLCRRAFKSGAFEFLTKPIDADLLLETVSGAMAQFQTQAAQRQQATQLRDKLNTLSAREHEVMALMMEGKSNKEIAKDLQLSARTVEAHRANLFSKLEINSLAKLIKLYGGQSLIDKAP; encoded by the coding sequence TTGACGCAGTGTGTTTATCTGATTGACGATGATGACGCTATCCGCGACTCACTCAGTGCATTGCTGGCTTCCGTCGGGTGGCAAACGCAACCCTATGCCAGCATTGCTGATTTTGAACATCAGCACAGTGACTGGTGCTCGCTGCACGGTTGTCTGTTGCTCGATATTCGTATGCCAGGCAAAACGGGGCTCACCCTGTTAGCGGAGTGGCAACAGCGCGGCATGGATATCCCCGTCATCATCATGACAGGTCATGGCAATATCAATTTATGCCGACGCGCCTTTAAAAGTGGTGCCTTCGAATTTTTGACCAAGCCCATCGATGCAGATCTGCTGCTCGAAACGGTTTCTGGCGCGATGGCACAGTTTCAAACGCAGGCTGCCCAGCGCCAACAAGCCACACAGTTACGGGATAAGCTCAATACGCTTTCTGCGCGCGAGCATGAAGTGATGGCACTGATGATGGAGGGGAAATCGAACAAAGAGATCGCCAAAGATCTGCAACTCTCCGCCCGCACCGTGGAGGCCCACCGCGCGAATCTGTTCTCCAAACTGGAAATAAACTCGCTGGCAAAATTGATAAAACTGTATGGTGGGCAATCGCTTATCGATAAAGCTCCGTAA
- a CDS encoding GlcG/HbpS family heme-binding protein, with the protein MKRLLITTLLFSGITAFPSLANGVLSEKNLSLALAEQLAQHAIQSCVAKNVNVAVTIVDRAGVVKLAKRMDNAGPHTLEASRMKAFTALTTKTPTENVMKNAQANAEAQNLRDIPGFLLLAGGVPVKVGDQTIGAIGIGGAPSGSIDQQCALDALEAVKAQLSAK; encoded by the coding sequence ATGAAACGCCTTCTTATTACCACACTGCTTTTCAGCGGCATTACCGCCTTCCCCAGCTTGGCCAATGGCGTGTTGAGCGAAAAAAATCTTTCTTTGGCGCTGGCCGAACAGCTGGCACAGCACGCCATCCAATCCTGCGTCGCCAAGAATGTAAACGTGGCGGTGACCATCGTCGATCGTGCTGGCGTAGTGAAACTGGCCAAACGCATGGACAACGCCGGTCCGCATACCCTCGAAGCCAGCCGGATGAAGGCCTTTACCGCACTCACCACCAAAACGCCCACCGAAAACGTGATGAAAAATGCCCAGGCCAACGCTGAAGCGCAAAATCTGCGTGATATTCCGGGCTTTTTACTGCTGGCAGGCGGCGTGCCGGTGAAAGTCGGGGATCAAACCATTGGGGCGATTGGCATTGGTGGCGCGCCCTCGGGCAGTATCGACCAACAGTGTGCGCTGGATGCGCTCGAGGCGGTTAAAGCGCAACTTAGCGCAAAATAG
- the rpoC gene encoding DNA-directed RNA polymerase subunit beta', with the protein MKDLLKFLKAQTKTEEFDAIKIALASPDMIRSWSFGEVKKPETINYRTFKPERDGLFCARIFGPVKDYECLCGKYKRLKHRGVICEKCGVEVTQTKVRRERMGHIELASPTAHIWFLKSLPSRIGLLLDMPLRDIERVLYFESYVVIEGGMTNLEKRQILTEEQYLDALEEFGDEFDAKMGAEAIQALLKNMDLEQECEQLREELNETNSETKRKKLTKRIKLLEAFVQSGNKPEWMILTVLPVLPPDLRPLVPLDGGRFATSDLNDLYRRVINRNNRLKRLLDLAAPDIIVRNEKRMLQEAVDALLDNGRRGRAITGSNKRPLKSLADMIKGKQGRFRQNLLGKRVDYSGRSVITVGPYLRLHQCGLPKKMALELFKPFIYGKLELRGLATTIKAAKKMVEREEAVVWDILDEVIREHPVLLNRAPTLHRLGIQAFEPVLIEGKAIQLHPLVCAAYNADFDGDQMAVHVPLTLEAQLEARALMMSTNNILSPANGEPIIVPSQDVVLGLYYMTRDCVNAKGEGMVLTGPKEAERIYRAGLASLHARVKVRITEHEKNAQGEWVAKTSLIDTTVGRSILWMIVPKGLPYSIVNQALGKKAISKMLNTCYRVLGLKPTVIFADQIMYTGFAYAARSGSSVGIDDMVIPAKKVEIINEAEAEVAEIQEQFQSGLVTAGERYNKVIDIWAAANERVAKAMMENLSTETVINRDGVEERQVSFNSIFMMADSGARGSAAQIRQLAGMRGLMAKPDGSIIETPITANFREGLNVLQYFISTHGARKGLADTALKTANSGYLTRRLVDVAQDLVVTEDDCGTHEGIMMTPVIEGGDVKEPLRERVLGRVTAEDVLKPGTADILVARNTLLDEQWCDLLEENSVDAVKVRSVVSCETDFGVCAKCYGRDLARGHIINKGEAIGVIAAQSIGEPGTQLTMRTFHIGGAASRAAAESSIQVKNKGSLKLSNAKFVKNAAGKLVITSRNTELKLIDEFGRTKESYKVPYGAVMGKGNGDEVTGGETVANWDPHTMPVITEVGGSIRFTDMIDGQTITRQTDELTGLSSIVVLDSAERTGGGKDLRPALKIVDAKGNDVLIPGTDMPAQYFLPGKAIVQLEDGTQIGAGDTLARIPQESGGTKDITGGLPRVADLFEARRPKEPAILAEITGIISFGKETKGKRRLVISPLDGSDAYEEMIPKWRQLNVFEGERVERGDVVSDGPESAHDILRLRGVHAVTRYITNEVQEVYRLQGVKINDKHIEVIVRQMLRKGTIASAGSSEFLEGEQAEVSRIKIANRQLEADGKIAATYHRDLLGITKASLATESFISAASFQETTRVLTEAAVAGKRDELRGLKENVIVGRLIPAGTGYAYHQDRMRRRHAGEVPVVAPVSADEASANLAELLNAGFGSSDDE; encoded by the coding sequence GTGAAAGACTTATTAAAGTTTCTGAAAGCGCAAACCAAGACCGAAGAGTTTGATGCGATCAAAATTGCGCTGGCATCGCCAGACATGATTCGTTCCTGGTCTTTCGGTGAAGTTAAAAAGCCGGAAACCATTAACTACCGTACGTTCAAACCTGAACGTGACGGTCTGTTCTGCGCCCGTATTTTCGGGCCAGTGAAAGACTATGAGTGCCTGTGCGGTAAGTACAAGCGCTTGAAACACCGTGGCGTTATCTGTGAGAAATGCGGCGTTGAAGTGACCCAAACCAAAGTGCGCCGTGAGCGCATGGGCCACATCGAGCTGGCGTCTCCGACGGCGCACATCTGGTTCCTGAAATCGCTGCCGTCCCGTATCGGTTTGCTGCTGGATATGCCGCTGCGCGATATCGAACGCGTGCTGTACTTCGAATCCTATGTGGTGATTGAAGGCGGCATGACCAACCTGGAAAAACGTCAGATCCTGACTGAAGAGCAATATCTGGACGCGTTGGAAGAGTTCGGTGACGAATTCGACGCCAAGATGGGTGCCGAAGCGATCCAGGCCTTGTTGAAAAACATGGATCTGGAACAGGAATGCGAACAGCTGCGCGAAGAGTTGAACGAAACCAACTCTGAAACCAAGCGTAAAAAGCTGACCAAACGCATCAAGCTGCTGGAAGCGTTCGTACAGTCTGGCAACAAGCCGGAGTGGATGATCCTGACCGTGCTGCCTGTGTTGCCGCCGGATCTGCGTCCGCTGGTTCCGCTGGACGGTGGTCGTTTCGCAACCTCAGATCTGAACGATCTGTATCGTCGCGTGATCAACCGTAACAACCGTTTGAAACGTCTGCTGGATCTGGCGGCACCCGATATCATCGTACGTAACGAAAAACGTATGCTGCAAGAAGCGGTAGATGCCCTGCTGGATAACGGTCGTCGCGGTCGTGCGATCACCGGTTCCAACAAGCGTCCGCTGAAATCTTTGGCCGACATGATCAAAGGTAAGCAGGGTCGTTTCCGTCAGAACCTGCTCGGTAAGCGCGTGGACTACTCCGGTCGTTCTGTTATTACCGTAGGTCCGTACCTGCGTCTGCACCAGTGCGGTCTGCCGAAGAAAATGGCACTCGAACTGTTCAAACCGTTCATCTATGGCAAGCTGGAACTGCGTGGTCTCGCTACCACCATCAAAGCCGCCAAGAAAATGGTTGAGCGCGAAGAAGCCGTGGTTTGGGATATCCTGGATGAAGTTATCCGCGAACACCCGGTACTGCTGAACCGTGCGCCGACGCTGCACCGTTTGGGTATCCAGGCATTCGAACCGGTTTTGATCGAAGGTAAAGCCATTCAGCTGCACCCGCTGGTGTGTGCGGCGTATAACGCCGACTTCGACGGTGACCAGATGGCTGTTCACGTACCGCTGACGCTGGAAGCCCAGTTGGAAGCGCGTGCGCTGATGATGTCCACCAACAACATTCTGTCTCCGGCGAACGGCGAACCTATCATCGTTCCGTCTCAGGACGTGGTATTGGGTCTGTACTACATGACTCGTGACTGTGTTAACGCCAAAGGCGAAGGCATGGTGTTGACCGGTCCGAAAGAAGCAGAACGTATCTACCGTGCGGGTCTGGCCTCACTGCATGCGCGCGTTAAAGTGCGTATCACTGAGCATGAGAAGAATGCGCAGGGTGAGTGGGTGGCTAAAACCAGCCTGATCGACACCACTGTCGGCCGTTCCATCCTGTGGATGATCGTGCCGAAAGGTCTGCCGTACTCTATCGTTAACCAGGCGCTGGGTAAAAAAGCCATCTCCAAGATGCTCAATACCTGTTACCGCGTGCTGGGGCTGAAGCCGACCGTTATCTTCGCTGACCAGATCATGTACACCGGTTTTGCCTATGCAGCGCGTTCTGGCTCTTCCGTTGGTATCGACGATATGGTCATCCCAGCGAAGAAAGTGGAAATCATCAACGAAGCGGAAGCCGAAGTTGCTGAAATCCAGGAACAGTTCCAGTCTGGTCTGGTAACCGCCGGCGAACGTTACAACAAAGTCATCGACATTTGGGCCGCTGCTAACGAGCGCGTGGCCAAAGCGATGATGGAAAACCTCTCGACCGAAACCGTTATCAACCGTGATGGCGTAGAAGAGCGTCAGGTTTCCTTTAACAGCATCTTTATGATGGCTGACTCCGGTGCGCGTGGTTCTGCGGCACAGATTCGTCAGCTGGCCGGTATGCGTGGTCTGATGGCGAAGCCAGATGGCTCCATCATCGAAACGCCGATCACCGCGAACTTCCGTGAAGGTCTGAACGTACTCCAGTACTTCATCTCCACGCACGGTGCGCGTAAAGGTTTGGCGGATACCGCGTTGAAGACAGCGAACTCCGGTTACCTGACCCGTCGTTTGGTTGACGTGGCACAGGATCTGGTAGTGACCGAGGACGATTGCGGCACGCACGAAGGCATCATGATGACCCCGGTTATCGAAGGTGGCGACGTTAAAGAGCCGCTGCGTGAGCGCGTACTGGGTCGTGTAACGGCTGAAGATGTTCTGAAGCCGGGCACCGCGGACATTCTGGTGGCACGTAATACGCTGCTGGACGAACAATGGTGTGATCTGCTGGAAGAAAATTCTGTCGATGCCGTTAAAGTTCGCTCTGTAGTAAGTTGTGAAACCGACTTCGGCGTGTGCGCCAAGTGCTACGGTCGCGACCTGGCACGTGGTCACATCATCAACAAAGGTGAGGCCATCGGGGTTATCGCAGCACAGTCCATCGGTGAACCGGGTACTCAGCTGACCATGCGTACGTTCCACATCGGTGGTGCGGCATCGCGTGCGGCGGCTGAATCCAGCATTCAGGTGAAAAACAAAGGTAGCCTGAAATTGTCCAACGCCAAGTTCGTTAAGAACGCGGCGGGCAAGCTGGTTATCACCTCGCGTAACACCGAGCTGAAACTGATCGACGAATTCGGTCGTACCAAAGAAAGCTATAAAGTGCCTTACGGTGCGGTAATGGGCAAAGGCAACGGTGACGAAGTGACCGGCGGTGAAACCGTCGCAAACTGGGATCCGCATACCATGCCAGTTATCACAGAAGTGGGCGGTAGCATTCGCTTCACCGACATGATCGACGGCCAGACGATTACTCGTCAGACCGACGAACTGACCGGTCTGTCCTCCATCGTGGTTCTGGACAGTGCAGAACGTACCGGTGGCGGTAAAGATCTGCGTCCGGCACTGAAAATCGTTGATGCCAAGGGTAATGACGTACTGATCCCAGGTACCGACATGCCGGCACAGTACTTCCTGCCGGGCAAAGCGATTGTTCAGTTGGAAGACGGTACTCAGATCGGTGCAGGTGACACCTTGGCGCGTATTCCGCAGGAATCCGGCGGTACCAAGGACATCACCGGTGGTCTGCCACGTGTTGCCGACTTGTTTGAAGCGCGTCGTCCGAAAGAGCCGGCTATTCTGGCTGAAATCACCGGTATCATCTCGTTCGGTAAGGAAACCAAAGGCAAACGCCGTTTGGTGATCTCGCCGCTGGATGGTAGCGATGCTTACGAAGAGATGATTCCGAAATGGCGTCAGCTCAACGTGTTTGAAGGTGAACGCGTAGAACGTGGCGATGTGGTTTCCGACGGTCCGGAATCAGCGCACGACATTCTGCGTTTGCGTGGTGTACATGCGGTAACCCGTTATATCACCAACGAAGTGCAGGAAGTTTACCGTCTGCAAGGCGTTAAGATTAACGATAAACACATCGAAGTTATCGTGCGTCAGATGCTGCGTAAAGGCACCATTGCCAGCGCGGGCAGTTCCGAGTTCCTGGAAGGCGAGCAGGCAGAAGTGTCGCGCATCAAGATCGCCAACCGTCAGTTGGAAGCCGATGGCAAGATTGCAGCTACGTACCACCGTGACCTGCTGGGTATCACCAAGGCATCTCTGGCAACCGAATCCTTCATCTCTGCGGCCTCGTTCCAAGAAACGACGCGCGTGTTGACGGAAGCAGCCGTTGCGGGTAAACGCGACGAACTGCGCGGTCTGAAAGAGAACGTCATCGTGGGTCGTTTGATCCCGGCCGGTACTGGTTATGCGTACCACCAGGATCGCATGCGTCGCCGTCATGCGGGCGAAGTGCCAGTCGTGGCGCCAGTGAGTGCAGATGAAGCTTCTGCAAACCTGGCTGAACTGCTGAACGCAGGCTTTGGTAGCAGCGACGACGAATAA